From a region of the Tachysurus fulvidraco isolate hzauxx_2018 chromosome 5, HZAU_PFXX_2.0, whole genome shotgun sequence genome:
- the gga1 gene encoding ADP-ribosylation factor-binding protein GGA1, whose amino-acid sequence MAAPPDEGSLESRINKATNPLNRETDWDSIKAFCEQLSNDPEGPQLATRLLAHKIQSPQEWEAMQALTVLETCMKNCGKRFHNEVGKFRFLNELIKVVSPKYLGSRAPEPVKKKVLEMMYSWTVGFPEETKISDAYQMLKKQGIVKQDPALPDDKPLPPPPPRPKNAIFEDEEKSKMLSRLLNSTHPEDLRAANKLIKEMVQEDQKRMEKVSKRVNAIQEVKESVKLLTQLLADYNKDTSSNDNEELIKDLYQRCEKMRPTLFRLASDTEDNDEALAEILQANDSLTEVINLYRQLVKGEEVNGDSSTMPTLTGKRAALLDLTGLDTSPSVPTFPDFPSQLTPSHELGISLLDDELMSLGLTDNTPSSTLASSQSGDASTWNSFQTSDTVDTPIPPVPATMLLPSVTPNPGPVSAPTATVKALDDLDMLGKTLLQQSLPPESLQVKWDKLQPQSKPTLRDLQSKSNTNPSPILVYSSEPGNILNSQHNSEAPALSIGPASTPQDEISLVNVTVALESIKPSSMLPVTIFDKHSLRVLLHFARESPPSRPDVLVVILSMLSSAPIPITNVRFQAAVPKTMRVKLQPPSGTDLPAFNPILPPAAITQVLLLANPQKEKVRLRYKLTYDLADESHDESGDIEQFPPPDSWGNL is encoded by the exons TCCACAGCTTGCAACCAGGCTTTTGGCTCACAAGATCCAGTCACCTCAGGAATGGGAAGCCATGCAGGCCCTCACG GTTCTGGAGACATGTATGAAGAACTGCGGGAAGAGGTTCCATAATGAAGTGGGGAAGTTCCGCTTTCTCAACGAGCTCATCAAGGTGGTTTCTCCAAAA TATCTGGGCTCTCGAGCTCCAGAACCCGTGAAGAAGAAAGTACTAGAAATGATGTACAGTTGGACAGTCGGGTTTCCCGAAGAGACCAAAATATCTGACGCCTATCAGATGCTGAAGAAACAAG GTATTGTGAAACAGGACCCTGCTCTTCCGGATGATAAGCCCCTCCCTCCTCCACCTCCCAGACCCAAGAACGCCATCTTTGAGGATGAAGAGAAATCGAAG ATGCTATCACGCTTGCTCAACAGCACTCACCCGGAAGACCTTAGAGCAGCAAACAAACTTATTAAGGAAATGGTACaggag GATCAAAAGCGCATGGAGAAGGTGTCGAAGAGAGTAAACGCTATTcaggaagtgaaggagagcGTCAAGCTGCTTACACAGCTACTAGCAGACTACAACAAAGACACTAGCTCGAACGACAACGAGGAGCTAATTAAG GATTTGTACCAACGCTGTGAGAAAATGAGGCCCACCCTGTTCAGACTGGCCAGTGACACAGAAGACAATGATGAAGCTCTAG cgGAGATCCTGCAGGCCAATGACAGTCTGACGGAGGTGATTAACCTCTATAGGCAGCTTGTGAAGGGAGAGGAGGTGAATGGAGACAGCAGCACTATGCCAACACTTACGG GCAAACGTGCAGCCCTGTTGGACCTCACTGGACTGGACACATCACCTTCAGTTCCCACTTTCCCAGATTTCCCCTCTCAGCTCACACCGTCACATGAGCTAGGCATCAGTCTGCTGGATGATGAACTCATGTCTCTGG GGCTAACTGACAACACTCCTAGTTCTACTCTGGCTTCCTCCCAGTCTGGTGATGCCTCTACATGGAACTCATTCCAG ACTTCAGATACTGTAGACACTCCCATCCCCCCAGTACCAGCCACCATGCTGTTGCCATCGGTTACTCCTAACCCAGGGCCTGTTAGTGCCCCCACTGCCACGGTTAAGGCCCTGGATGATCTGGACATGTTGGGGAAGACTCTGCTACAGCAGTCTCTGCCCCCTGAGAGCCTGCAGGTCAAATG GGACAAACTTCAGCCTCAGTCCAAGCCCACCCTGCGTGATCTACAGAGCAAGTCAAATACAAACCCAAGTCCTATCCTAGTATATTCCTCTGAGCCTGGTAATATCCTGAACTCGCAGCACAACAGCGAGGCTCCTGCATTGAGCATCGGCCCTGCTTCCACTCCTCAGGATGAGATCTCTCTGGTTAATGTCACTGTGGCCCTGGAATCCATTAAGCCTA GTAGCATGTTGCCTGTGACTATCTTCGACAAACACAGCTTGCGTGTCCTGTTGCACTTTGCGCGTGAGAGTCCTCCGTCTCGGCCCGACGTTCTGGTGGTCATCCTCTCTATGCTGTCGTCCGCTCCCATACCCATCACAAACGTCCGCTTCCAGGCTGCCGTTCCCAAG ACAATGAGGGTGAAACTACAGCCACCGTCTGGAACGGACCTGCCAGCATTCAACCCCATTCTCCCGCCTGCTGCGATTACACAAGTCCTGCTGCTGGCCAACCCTCAAAAG GAAAAGGTTCGGTTGCGGTACAAGCTAACATACGATTTAGCTGACGAGTCCCATGATGAGAGCGGAGACATTGAACAGTTCCCACCTCCAGACTCCTGGGGGAACCTTTAG